A region from the Nitrososphaera sp. genome encodes:
- a CDS encoding COX15/CtaA family protein, translated as MAVQQAFSPSIGTGLAFSSLALLYSLMLIGVYVTSSHLGLTCPDWPLCPNGFGWPADRFFFEQLHRLVAAITAGFIISTAVYFRHAPPARKTAAIAAVLVCVQIGFGAVVVYSKLNPFLVAAHLSTGIALFAMALMTFLASYRMYRGAGTKLL; from the coding sequence GTGGCTGTACAGCAGGCATTCAGCCCCTCCATCGGAACGGGCCTTGCCTTTTCGTCGCTTGCGCTGCTCTATTCCCTCATGCTTATCGGCGTGTATGTGACTTCTTCGCATCTGGGCCTCACCTGCCCGGACTGGCCGCTGTGCCCAAACGGCTTTGGCTGGCCGGCGGACAGATTCTTTTTTGAGCAGCTGCACCGGCTGGTGGCCGCAATCACTGCAGGTTTTATCATTTCGACGGCGGTTTATTTCAGGCACGCGCCGCCGGCGCGCAAGACGGCTGCCATTGCCGCGGTACTCGTCTGTGTCCAGATAGGCTTTGGCGCGGTCGTGGTGTATTCGAAGCTAAACCCGTTTCTAGTCGCGGCCCACCTGTCGACTGGTATCGCACTCTTTGCGATGGCGCTGATGACCTTTCTTGCGTCCTACAGGATGTACAGGGGCGCCGGCACAAAATTGTTATAG
- a CDS encoding DNA methyltransferase — MASGLASSRVILDESWAFKDATRQDTSYLTHGYHRYPAKFIPQLARRVISENTRPGDLVCDPFMGSGTTLVEALLAGRNAHGSDINPVAVLIAKAKTTPIEPSRLRSVAEPLLRSIEGNLPRADLPPLSEYSRERIGYWFAEKQRGDLAAILAAIKEISDSDVQTLLLCSFSNILKSCSRWLMKSVKPTVDKDKHPADARRAFVLNTRRLLKKNEEFYSASAHFRSARCTTEACDARRLSLSSGSAMLVVTSPPYVTSYEYADLHQLSALWLGYAGSLRDFRGRFIGSVQKRQGEPQQVYSSLARETVAKLQQRDARGAAGAQRYFFEMQQAFEEMHRMLARKGRAAVVIGNTDLRRVEIKNAEIFAQTMQEIGFAVHKIIKRPVPGKILPLTRDEKTGKFTRSAAADRLAYPVEFIVIMEKR; from the coding sequence GTGGCCTCGGGCCTTGCATCATCAAGAGTCATTCTGGACGAGTCGTGGGCATTCAAGGATGCCACAAGGCAGGACACGTCATACCTCACCCACGGCTACCATCGATATCCCGCAAAATTCATCCCGCAGCTGGCGCGCCGGGTTATCAGCGAAAACACACGACCCGGCGACCTTGTCTGCGACCCGTTCATGGGTTCTGGCACAACGCTTGTAGAGGCGCTGCTTGCAGGAAGAAACGCCCATGGCTCGGACATAAACCCGGTGGCCGTGCTCATTGCAAAGGCAAAGACCACGCCAATCGAGCCGTCCAGACTGCGTTCGGTTGCCGAGCCGCTGCTAAGGTCCATTGAAGGCAATCTGCCGCGCGCAGATTTGCCTCCGCTCTCGGAGTACAGCCGCGAGCGCATCGGCTACTGGTTTGCAGAAAAACAGAGAGGCGACCTCGCAGCAATCCTCGCGGCGATAAAGGAGATAAGCGACAGCGACGTGCAGACGCTTCTGCTCTGCTCTTTTTCAAACATCCTGAAGTCGTGCTCGAGGTGGCTTATGAAGTCGGTCAAGCCGACGGTGGACAAGGACAAGCATCCCGCCGATGCAAGGCGCGCCTTTGTCCTGAACACGCGCCGCCTCCTGAAGAAAAACGAGGAATTTTACAGCGCGTCGGCGCATTTTAGGAGCGCAAGGTGCACGACAGAGGCTTGCGACGCGCGCAGGCTGTCGCTTTCCAGCGGCAGCGCCATGCTTGTTGTGACGAGTCCGCCTTACGTCACCTCGTACGAGTATGCCGACCTGCACCAGCTCAGCGCGCTTTGGCTGGGCTACGCCGGCAGCCTCAGGGACTTTCGCGGCAGGTTCATAGGATCGGTGCAGAAAAGGCAGGGCGAACCCCAGCAAGTCTACAGCAGCCTGGCCCGCGAGACGGTTGCAAAACTGCAGCAGCGCGACGCCCGGGGGGCTGCAGGCGCGCAGCGGTACTTTTTTGAAATGCAGCAGGCCTTTGAGGAGATGCACCGGATGCTTGCGCGAAAAGGCAGGGCAGCCGTGGTGATAGGGAACACTGACCTCCGGCGGGTGGAGATTAAAAATGCCGAGATCTTTGCACAGACCATGCAAGAAATCGGTTTTGCCGTTCACAAAATAATAAAGCGGCCGGTCCCCGGCAAGATCCTTCCGCTTACGCGTGACGAAAAGACAGGCAAGTTTACCAGGTCCGCCGCGGCAGACAGGCTGGCATACCCGGTCGAGTTTATCGTGATAATGGAAAAAAGGTAA
- a CDS encoding response regulator, producing the protein MQNTGFPPAAGSILLVDQQQNTAELLKTYLRADGFSVDHAAAPDVALEYANQSRYGMVITDLVMNGMTGIDLYREIKARADETRFMFLLRLSAESIRLMGTLERKDVIKKEPLSINEVIGKVRAAFYYE; encoded by the coding sequence ATGCAGAACACGGGTTTTCCTCCGGCGGCCGGCAGCATACTGCTTGTCGACCAGCAGCAAAACACCGCGGAGCTTCTAAAAACATACCTGCGCGCCGATGGGTTTAGCGTGGACCACGCGGCTGCGCCGGACGTGGCCCTGGAGTATGCTAACCAGTCGCGCTACGGCATGGTTATCACCGACCTTGTCATGAACGGCATGACCGGCATCGACCTTTACCGCGAGATAAAGGCAAGGGCCGACGAGACGCGGTTTATGTTCCTCCTGCGATTATCTGCCGAGTCCATTAGACTGATGGGCACGCTTGAAAGAAAAGACGTGATAAAGAAGGAGCCCCTCTCTATTAACGAGGTTATCGGGAAGGTAAGGGCTGCGTTTTACTACGAATAG
- a CDS encoding transcription factor encodes MRPVDYEDSFVKIAGLIGGEEYVKVARALLNTEDVTDEEIASATGLKINIVRKVLYDMFGKALISGIRVKDEKKGWFVYRWRAKQDHVDNFIENQKKKILDRLHKRLEHEVSTEFYHCGNKDCPRVKFDAAVELFFKCPNCKGSLNMVDNTRVKEALHYKIDQITTDMTAARNSK; translated from the coding sequence ATGCGTCCAGTTGATTATGAGGATTCTTTTGTCAAGATTGCCGGTCTGATAGGCGGCGAAGAGTACGTCAAGGTCGCTCGGGCGCTCTTGAACACGGAGGACGTGACGGACGAGGAGATTGCCAGCGCCACGGGCCTCAAGATAAACATCGTCAGAAAGGTGCTCTACGACATGTTCGGCAAGGCGCTTATCTCCGGAATCAGGGTCAAGGACGAAAAAAAGGGCTGGTTCGTATACCGCTGGCGCGCCAAGCAGGACCACGTTGACAACTTTATAGAAAATCAAAAGAAAAAGATTCTCGACCGGCTCCACAAGAGGCTGGAACACGAAGTCTCGACGGAGTTTTACCACTGCGGGAACAAGGACTGCCCGAGGGTCAAGTTCGACGCTGCAGTAGAACTGTTTTTCAAGTGCCCAAACTGCAAGGGCTCTCTCAACATGGTTGACAACACGCGGGTCAAGGAAGCGCTCCACTACAAGATAGACCAGATAACGACTGACATGACCGCGGCAAGAAATTCCAAGTGA
- a CDS encoding uracil-DNA glycosylase, with protein MGDKKIIPVPGGRTVVTIVFPDPAQDGEKLREINARVVSCRLCPRLSDYIARVGREKVRRHAAETYWARPLPSFGDPRAKLLLVGLAPAAHGGNRTGRMFTGDGSGDWVAKVLYRTGFASIPTSTSIDDGLELRGAYITAAVRCAPPGNKPLPHEMASCAQYLSAELAVLRPRVVMALGKIAFDSYCKAAGMKGLKFSHGARYDLSPQKTLVASYHPSRQNTNTGKLTWEMWLAVFRLARRLVEGD; from the coding sequence TTGGGTGATAAAAAGATTATTCCGGTGCCGGGAGGAAGAACTGTAGTGACTATCGTTTTTCCGGACCCCGCGCAGGACGGCGAAAAGCTGCGGGAGATCAACGCCAGGGTTGTGTCGTGCAGGCTCTGCCCGCGCCTGTCGGACTACATTGCCCGGGTTGGAAGGGAAAAGGTGAGGAGGCACGCCGCAGAGACCTACTGGGCCCGGCCGCTGCCAAGTTTTGGCGACCCGCGGGCAAAACTCTTGCTGGTCGGCCTTGCGCCTGCCGCCCATGGCGGCAACCGGACCGGCAGGATGTTTACAGGCGACGGTTCGGGCGACTGGGTGGCAAAGGTGCTCTATCGCACCGGCTTTGCCAGTATTCCTACAAGCACCTCAATAGACGACGGACTGGAGCTCCGCGGCGCGTACATCACGGCTGCGGTGAGGTGCGCGCCTCCGGGCAACAAGCCATTGCCGCACGAGATGGCCTCGTGTGCCCAGTACCTTTCCGCAGAGCTTGCGGTGCTAAGGCCCCGGGTCGTGATGGCGCTTGGCAAAATCGCGTTCGACTCATACTGCAAGGCCGCCGGCATGAAAGGGCTGAAATTTTCCCATGGCGCAAGGTATGACCTGTCGCCGCAAAAGACCCTTGTCGCGTCGTACCATCCAAGCAGGCAAAACACGAACACCGGCAAGCTGACCTGGGAGATGTGGCTTGCGGTGTTCCGGCTGGCGCGCAGGCTGGTTGAAGGCGATTAG
- a CDS encoding helix-turn-helix domain-containing protein, translating to MSDNSENASPNSNLLNKNDELTMMAGSIVLSENPPQQLKFWRKKFGVKQADLAKKMDITPSVLSDYEKGRRPSPGVVFIRRYLLALYELAKTPTPQSDAPQGEGKFGFTEPIAAPEATQAPDSAVQHINQS from the coding sequence TTGTCCGATAATAGTGAAAACGCATCTCCAAATTCCAATCTTTTGAATAAAAACGACGAGCTGACAATGATGGCCGGCTCCATTGTGCTGAGCGAGAACCCCCCGCAGCAATTAAAGTTCTGGCGAAAAAAGTTTGGCGTCAAGCAGGCCGACCTCGCAAAAAAGATGGACATCACGCCGTCGGTGCTAAGCGACTACGAGAAGGGCCGCAGGCCGTCGCCGGGCGTCGTTTTTATCAGGCGCTACCTCCTTGCGCTCTACGAGCTCGCCAAGACCCCCACCCCCCAGAGCGACGCGCCGCAGGGCGAAGGCAAGTTCGGGTTCACCGAGCCGATTGCTGCGCCGGAAGCTACGCAGGCGCCGGACAGCGCCGTACAACACATAAATCAGTCGTGA
- a CDS encoding tautomerase family protein — protein MPLVKIALYPGRTKEQKEKYAKAVTDSAVEILKTKPEHVIVIFEEIPKEHWFKSGEPL, from the coding sequence ATGCCTCTTGTCAAAATAGCGCTTTACCCCGGAAGGACAAAGGAGCAGAAGGAAAAGTACGCCAAGGCCGTGACTGACTCGGCCGTCGAGATACTAAAGACAAAGCCCGAGCACGTCATCGTCATTTTTGAAGAAATTCCAAAAGAGCACTGGTTCAAATCCGGCGAGCCTCTGTAG
- a CDS encoding carbon-nitrogen hydrolase family protein: MQMKSSEDKQENLKKSIEWISEASEEKASLVCFPEFQMAYSPSGQSPAALAANAETVRGEFVSALARAARKHRIAAVVTIYEKSGRPDRVYDTALEISARGQIVRVYRKLHLYDALGFKESKKLAPGRAIMPPARTAAGRVGLMICYDLRFPELARLLAVAGADVLAVPSAWVQGEMKQEHWRTMVKARAIENGSYVIAPDQVGNIYCGSSMAVDPFGVVVAEIEGEREGLATFEIDKRRLSHVRSSLPLLKNRRTDIYKLSRL; the protein is encoded by the coding sequence GTGCAGATGAAGTCTTCCGAGGACAAGCAGGAAAACCTGAAAAAATCAATCGAGTGGATCTCGGAGGCCTCGGAAGAAAAAGCCTCGCTGGTCTGCTTTCCCGAGTTTCAGATGGCCTACTCGCCCTCCGGACAGAGCCCGGCTGCACTTGCGGCCAATGCAGAGACCGTGCGGGGCGAATTTGTCAGCGCGCTCGCGCGGGCCGCGAGAAAGCACCGCATCGCGGCGGTCGTGACGATTTATGAGAAAAGCGGCAGGCCCGACAGGGTGTATGACACGGCACTTGAAATCTCGGCAAGGGGGCAAATCGTGCGCGTCTACCGCAAGCTCCACCTTTACGATGCGCTCGGCTTCAAGGAGTCAAAAAAACTCGCCCCCGGACGCGCTATCATGCCGCCTGCCCGCACGGCTGCCGGAAGAGTCGGGCTCATGATATGCTACGACCTGCGCTTTCCCGAGCTTGCGAGGCTCCTGGCGGTGGCCGGAGCCGACGTTCTCGCCGTCCCGTCGGCGTGGGTCCAGGGCGAAATGAAGCAGGAGCACTGGAGGACGATGGTAAAGGCCCGAGCAATAGAAAACGGCTCGTACGTCATCGCGCCGGACCAGGTGGGCAACATTTACTGCGGCTCGAGCATGGCAGTCGACCCCTTCGGGGTGGTGGTTGCCGAAATAGAGGGCGAGCGCGAAGGCCTCGCCACTTTTGAAATAGACAAAAGAAGATTAAGCCATGTGAGGTCGTCGCTTCCGCTCCTCAAGAACCGGAGGACCGACATTTACAAGCTATCCCGACTCTAG
- the topA gene encoding DNA topoisomerase I, translating into MPSAGSFTLVVCEKPDAARRIAHALGPAREDPAARSVFRVAGDQNYVVCAASGHLYGLRDAGANRGVFPALDLEWAPAGKNPRALRIIRTIAELARGASSFIHACDYDQEGEVIGYSILQYACRNKYAGALRAKFSTLTDEEIRQSFASLEPTNGGLAEAGMSRHMLDFIYGVNLSRALAASFRAGGSGYRNLSIGRVQGPTLAFAAEREFEINLHVPDPYWTVSGEFETGDGSRVRAGHERPQIGKLAEAQALLADCPAGGPAVVESVERKGVSVRPPTPFNIGDLQKEAYRLFRVSPGYTLAIAEKLYLSALISYPRTSSQKLPAAIGYEKIISQIAQTGGYGQLASLLLSRRGRLAPNEGPKTDPAHPAIYPTGVAPKSRLGGLEFKVYDLIVRRFLATFGDPAAGSKTQVMISAGGTSRHLFMAEGRTITYDGWMVFYRPYVQPHESHPLPAGLASGQPLRTVTIEMQEKFTQPPFRYSQSSLLSKMEQEGVGTKATRADIISTLFKRGYLDSVRGPAGGIKVTGLGLAVVESMRRYVPQIVSASLTKSMEEQLEKVEAGEATGLQVIERAVDMLVESLAEFRSQTTTIGGEIGQATAADTAAAAALGQCPVCKSGTLRVIKSRTTKKRFIGCSNYGAGCRTSAPLPQRGALRLPGKSCKDCSWPMVQVIFSRRAKPWTICPNTACPSRAR; encoded by the coding sequence GTGCCGTCTGCAGGATCCTTTACACTTGTCGTCTGCGAAAAGCCCGACGCTGCAAGGAGGATTGCGCATGCGCTGGGTCCGGCGCGGGAGGACCCTGCTGCAAGGTCGGTCTTCAGGGTTGCCGGCGATCAGAATTATGTGGTGTGCGCCGCCTCCGGCCACCTTTACGGGCTGCGCGACGCTGGCGCGAACAGGGGCGTATTTCCGGCGCTTGACCTTGAATGGGCGCCGGCCGGAAAAAACCCCCGGGCGCTCCGGATAATCAGGACTATAGCAGAACTTGCGAGGGGCGCGTCGTCGTTTATCCACGCGTGTGACTATGACCAGGAAGGTGAGGTCATCGGCTACAGCATCCTCCAGTACGCCTGCAGGAACAAGTACGCCGGGGCGCTGCGTGCGAAATTCTCGACTCTCACCGACGAGGAGATAAGGCAGTCGTTTGCCTCGCTGGAGCCTACAAACGGCGGCCTGGCCGAGGCAGGGATGTCGCGGCACATGCTCGACTTTATCTACGGCGTGAACCTTTCACGCGCGCTTGCCGCTTCTTTTCGTGCAGGCGGCAGCGGGTACAGGAACCTGTCGATAGGCCGGGTGCAGGGGCCGACCCTTGCCTTTGCCGCAGAACGCGAGTTTGAGATAAACCTGCACGTGCCGGACCCCTACTGGACTGTTTCCGGCGAGTTTGAAACCGGCGACGGTTCCAGGGTCAGGGCAGGGCATGAAAGGCCGCAGATTGGCAAACTTGCAGAGGCGCAGGCACTACTCGCGGACTGCCCGGCCGGCGGGCCGGCCGTGGTTGAGAGCGTCGAGCGCAAAGGCGTTTCAGTCCGGCCCCCCACTCCCTTTAACATCGGCGACCTGCAAAAGGAGGCATACAGGCTGTTTCGCGTGTCGCCGGGCTACACCCTGGCGATAGCGGAAAAGCTGTACCTTTCGGCCCTCATTTCCTACCCGCGCACTTCGAGCCAAAAGCTGCCGGCCGCAATAGGGTACGAAAAGATAATTTCGCAAATTGCACAGACCGGGGGGTACGGGCAGCTCGCTTCCTTGCTCCTCTCAAGAAGGGGCAGGCTTGCCCCAAACGAGGGACCCAAGACCGACCCTGCACACCCTGCCATCTACCCGACAGGCGTTGCTCCAAAGAGCAGGCTTGGCGGCCTGGAGTTCAAGGTCTATGACCTGATAGTCAGACGCTTCCTGGCCACATTCGGGGACCCGGCGGCAGGCTCAAAGACGCAGGTCATGATCTCCGCCGGTGGCACGTCGCGCCATCTCTTCATGGCGGAGGGAAGGACAATCACCTACGACGGCTGGATGGTGTTTTACAGGCCCTATGTCCAGCCGCACGAGTCCCATCCATTGCCCGCCGGCCTCGCTTCCGGCCAGCCCCTTCGCACCGTGACCATAGAAATGCAGGAAAAGTTTACGCAGCCGCCCTTCCGCTACAGCCAGTCGAGCCTGCTGTCAAAAATGGAGCAGGAAGGAGTTGGCACCAAGGCCACGCGGGCCGACATTATCTCGACCCTATTCAAGCGCGGCTACCTGGACTCGGTGCGCGGGCCGGCCGGCGGCATAAAGGTGACCGGGCTGGGCCTCGCAGTGGTTGAATCCATGAGGAGGTACGTCCCGCAAATAGTCTCGGCCTCTCTGACAAAGTCCATGGAAGAGCAGCTGGAAAAGGTCGAGGCCGGCGAGGCGACCGGATTGCAGGTAATAGAGCGCGCCGTTGACATGCTGGTCGAGTCGCTTGCCGAGTTTCGTTCGCAGACAACGACCATAGGGGGCGAAATAGGCCAGGCGACGGCTGCCGACACGGCAGCCGCAGCGGCTCTCGGCCAGTGTCCCGTCTGCAAGTCCGGCACGCTGCGGGTGATAAAATCCCGCACGACAAAAAAACGTTTTATCGGCTGCTCAAACTATGGCGCCGGCTGCAGAACAAGCGCGCCGCTGCCGCAGAGAGGCGCTCTCCGGCTGCCGGGCAAAAGCTGCAAGGACTGCAGCTGGCCCATGGTGCAGGTGATTTTTTCGCGCAGGGCAAAGCCATGGACGATATGCCCCAACACAGCCTGCCCCTCAAGGGCGCGCTAG
- a CDS encoding thiolase domain-containing protein: MSKLFILRTGSSFILTNKVCILGAGSTKYGKLNEGIVEIALQSAKEAIESAGITPKQIEAGYISNVFGVADRQVHMAPVIMSNLGIPYVPGLTIESACGSGSVMFREAFANVAAGFYDCVLGLGVEKVTHTGTAHSTTLFSYCSDFFYEGGNGASFPGLFASMARAYMSTHHATEEDLAHVAVKNHENGLLNPKAHVQKKITVEDVMKSPVVASPLKLLDCCPFSDGASSVILCSEEFAKKSGRPYVEIIGSGRGASPAAVQGREDITTIPSTVAAAQQAYKMAKVNPKDIDFAEVHDCFTIAEIIDIEDLGFFPKGKAAHAVRDGATRRNGEIPINPSGGLKSKGHPIGATGIGQVVEVFEQFSGKAGQRTVQDAEVALTHNFGATGASAAVHIFRKVDRK, from the coding sequence ATGTCTAAGCTATTTATACTTCGGACGGGGTCTAGTTTTATCTTGACAAACAAGGTATGCATTCTTGGTGCGGGCAGCACAAAGTATGGCAAATTAAACGAAGGCATTGTGGAAATCGCGCTGCAGTCGGCCAAGGAGGCGATCGAGTCGGCCGGCATTACCCCAAAGCAGATTGAGGCCGGATACATTTCTAACGTTTTTGGCGTTGCGGACAGGCAGGTGCACATGGCGCCCGTGATCATGAGCAACCTTGGCATCCCCTATGTTCCGGGGCTCACGATAGAGTCGGCCTGCGGCTCCGGCTCCGTGATGTTTCGGGAGGCATTTGCTAATGTGGCCGCCGGCTTTTACGACTGCGTGCTTGGCCTTGGCGTTGAAAAGGTGACGCACACCGGCACCGCCCACAGCACGACTCTTTTCTCGTATTGCTCTGACTTTTTCTACGAGGGCGGAAACGGCGCCTCTTTTCCAGGCCTCTTTGCCTCGATGGCGCGTGCCTATATGAGCACCCACCACGCGACGGAGGAAGACCTGGCGCACGTGGCGGTAAAGAACCATGAAAACGGCCTGCTCAACCCGAAGGCGCACGTGCAAAAAAAGATAACAGTCGAGGATGTCATGAAGTCGCCGGTAGTCGCCTCCCCGCTCAAGCTGCTTGACTGCTGCCCGTTCTCCGACGGCGCGTCGTCCGTCATTCTCTGCAGCGAAGAGTTTGCAAAAAAGAGTGGAAGGCCGTACGTGGAGATTATCGGGTCCGGCCGCGGCGCGTCTCCGGCGGCTGTGCAGGGAAGGGAGGACATCACCACCATCCCAAGTACCGTTGCGGCAGCGCAGCAGGCCTACAAGATGGCCAAGGTCAACCCGAAGGACATCGACTTTGCAGAGGTTCATGACTGCTTTACCATCGCCGAGATAATCGACATCGAGGATCTCGGGTTCTTTCCAAAGGGCAAGGCAGCCCACGCGGTGAGGGACGGCGCGACGAGGAGGAACGGCGAGATACCGATAAACCCGTCCGGCGGCCTCAAGTCAAAGGGCCACCCGATCGGCGCGACCGGCATCGGCCAGGTAGTCGAGGTCTTTGAGCAGTTTTCCGGCAAGGCTGGCCAGAGGACCGTGCAGGACGCCGAAGTGGCGCTGACGCACAACTTTGGCGCGACCGGGGCAAGCGCGGCGGTTCACATCTTCCGCAAGGTAGACCGGAAATAG
- a CDS encoding OB-fold domain-containing protein — translation MSKQQNTPREKFIDAANRKKILAHRCKSCGHAELETVLFCEKCSGSKFEDIEVDGNGTVVTYTIQAVAPEGFEDAGSYAWVVFKVDGQPFRASGFLAGIKSPADLPLGTKVTVAGFDQKHGLILQMAK, via the coding sequence TTGTCAAAGCAGCAGAACACGCCAAGAGAGAAATTCATTGACGCGGCGAACAGGAAAAAGATCCTTGCCCACAGGTGCAAGAGCTGCGGCCACGCAGAGCTTGAAACGGTGCTTTTCTGCGAAAAATGCTCGGGGAGCAAGTTTGAGGACATCGAGGTCGACGGGAACGGCACAGTCGTCACTTATACCATCCAGGCAGTAGCGCCGGAGGGCTTTGAGGATGCGGGCTCGTACGCCTGGGTCGTGTTCAAGGTCGACGGCCAGCCTTTCCGGGCTTCAGGGTTTCTCGCCGGGATAAAGTCGCCGGCGGACCTGCCGCTGGGAACCAAGGTCACCGTGGCCGGCTTTGACCAGAAGCACGGGCTCATACTGCAGATGGCCAAGTAA
- the nrdD gene encoding anaerobic ribonucleoside-triphosphate reductase — MEQVAYDYSSQQQGAPSGFPQPRDGEAPTAPPSRGRGGSVLESASKRVRMIFSVMASPNRIDILRILNTKGPLTYSELKALAGFKSKKESGKFAYHLRKLLRQMLIGLNKAERRYTITNLGKLVLSLARQIEERSIIEGGKMYVRTSRHSIEEFNSHKIVQSLVREANLPLEQAQKITEEVENKIYKFQTSYLTSSLIRETVNSVLIEHGHEEYRNKLARLGLPPSEIVDMLSGDSARNGIDGLYARAAGSVFSEYLVFDTLPKDIADLHLGGDINISSPGTWSLVPDTVFLDISDFEDGLDLKGKFLGISRLPAFKTSDDILAALPVLAMLLSREASSEVVLSGVLSLVLKNTRDADEIASRFARALVACSASPSWQGAAPLFTIAASLEDHDAKHINAILDGYRKYADSTPVPRICLSLSHKGKLKDSVEHLASAVRSGGLVSFSYGDGAPRSSTGTKLIGKRPPALSLHGLSLNLPRLAYDSNRDETYFRARLALAIKPAISALAMRSKGIAGHVKKSLLPTIAACTGSLERGTSSIVINLTGGRESVYDILGHSGQNGADVLHKVLRTAAEVASAAARREGEESAGIAMVSDDSSARFASLDSDKFGKVSLAQHGTYSQGLVLAGKDVLADKGSLLRDCASTDRLLGGGFTVTLDVTEMSLAEIRNSIDAVTSPAAELPFIRPRSRTVLCSSCGRRSKASLERCEACKSPHRFTTSF; from the coding sequence ATGGAGCAAGTGGCTTATGATTATTCTTCGCAGCAGCAGGGCGCGCCGTCAGGCTTTCCGCAGCCGAGGGACGGAGAGGCACCTACTGCGCCGCCGTCACGGGGCCGGGGCGGAAGCGTCCTTGAATCAGCGTCAAAGCGCGTCCGCATGATCTTTTCCGTGATGGCAAGCCCTAACAGGATTGACATTCTTCGGATTCTAAACACCAAGGGCCCGCTTACGTACTCTGAGCTCAAGGCCCTTGCGGGCTTTAAGTCAAAAAAAGAGTCCGGCAAGTTTGCATATCACCTGAGAAAACTTTTGCGGCAGATGCTGATCGGGCTGAACAAGGCCGAGCGGCGCTACACGATAACAAACCTGGGCAAGCTCGTGCTGAGCCTTGCCCGCCAGATAGAGGAGCGCTCGATAATCGAGGGCGGCAAGATGTACGTCCGCACCAGCCGCCATTCGATTGAGGAATTCAACTCCCACAAGATAGTCCAGTCGCTTGTCCGGGAGGCAAACCTTCCCCTTGAGCAGGCGCAAAAGATAACCGAGGAGGTCGAGAACAAGATCTACAAGTTCCAGACAAGCTACCTTACTTCCTCGCTTATCCGCGAGACGGTAAACTCGGTGCTGATAGAGCACGGCCACGAGGAATACCGCAACAAGCTGGCGCGCCTGGGTCTCCCGCCATCTGAAATCGTCGATATGCTGTCCGGCGACTCGGCGAGGAATGGCATTGACGGGCTCTACGCAAGGGCAGCCGGCTCTGTCTTTTCAGAGTATCTCGTGTTTGACACCCTGCCAAAGGACATTGCCGACCTCCACCTTGGAGGCGACATCAACATCTCGTCTCCCGGCACATGGAGTCTTGTACCGGACACGGTGTTTCTTGACATATCCGATTTTGAGGACGGACTTGACCTGAAGGGCAAGTTCCTTGGCATATCGCGGCTGCCGGCTTTCAAAACATCAGACGACATCCTGGCCGCCCTGCCGGTGCTTGCGATGCTGTTGAGCAGGGAGGCATCCAGCGAGGTCGTGCTGTCCGGCGTGCTCTCGCTTGTGCTAAAGAACACTCGCGATGCTGACGAAATAGCAAGCAGGTTTGCCCGCGCGCTTGTCGCATGCTCGGCCTCTCCGTCCTGGCAGGGCGCGGCCCCGCTGTTTACCATAGCCGCGTCGCTAGAAGACCATGACGCCAAACACATCAATGCCATACTTGACGGGTACCGCAAGTACGCCGACTCGACTCCCGTCCCCCGCATCTGCCTTTCGCTTTCGCACAAGGGCAAGCTGAAGGACAGCGTGGAGCATCTAGCATCGGCTGTCCGGAGCGGCGGCCTGGTGTCATTTTCATACGGCGACGGCGCGCCAAGGTCAAGCACCGGCACAAAGCTAATCGGCAAGCGGCCGCCGGCGCTTTCGCTGCACGGCCTCTCGCTGAACCTGCCCCGGCTCGCATACGATTCGAACAGGGACGAGACATACTTTAGGGCAAGGCTCGCACTCGCCATCAAGCCCGCGATTTCCGCGCTTGCAATGAGGAGCAAGGGCATAGCGGGCCATGTGAAAAAGAGCCTGCTTCCGACCATTGCAGCGTGCACGGGGTCGCTTGAGCGCGGCACCAGCAGCATCGTGATAAACCTGACCGGAGGGCGCGAGTCTGTTTATGACATCCTGGGCCACAGCGGCCAGAATGGCGCCGACGTGCTCCACAAGGTGCTGCGGACCGCGGCCGAGGTCGCCTCCGCAGCCGCAAGGCGCGAGGGCGAGGAGTCAGCCGGAATAGCAATGGTCTCCGATGACAGCAGCGCGCGGTTTGCAAGCCTTGACTCTGACAAGTTCGGCAAGGTTTCGCTCGCACAGCATGGCACTTACTCGCAGGGCCTCGTGCTTGCGGGCAAGGACGTGCTCGCCGACAAGGGCTCGCTGCTGCGCGACTGCGCGTCAACCGACAGGCTGCTTGGCGGAGGTTTTACCGTGACACTGGACGTCACCGAAATGTCACTTGCAGAAATCAGAAACTCGATCGATGCCGTGACGTCTCCAGCTGCGGAACTTCCGTTTATCCGGCCGCGGAGCCGGACGGTTTTGTGCTCGAGCTGCGGCAGGCGATCCAAGGCATCTCTGGAGCGCTGCGAGGCCTGCAAGTCGCCGCACAGGTTTACGACCTCGTTCTAG